The Anolis carolinensis isolate JA03-04 chromosome 1, rAnoCar3.1.pri, whole genome shotgun sequence genome window below encodes:
- the LOC134293597 gene encoding uncharacterized protein LOC134293597: MTLQTNLRVQLQGDANAQPFAEKLLQIGEGTFPTDLTLGEIHFPNDFCTIVTSVGELIDKVYPNISENFKQHSWLCERAILAAKNDVVHEINKHIQDMIPGSVTEYKSIDTVVDADEAVNFPTEFLNSLNPPGMPSHRLPPKVGSPIMLLRNLEPPRLCNGTRLCIKTLLPNVIEATILTGNDDRGASFQIDLNPQRRVPQIHHQRNGAGPQQTIVKRSFFLHFPLP; this comes from the coding sequence ATGACATTGCAAACAAATCTGAGGGTCCAACTTCAAGGAGATGCAAATGCTCAACCTTTTGCAGAGAAGCTCCTTCAAATTGGTGAAGGTACTTTTCCCACTGATTTGACCTTAGGTGAAATCCACTTTCCAAATGACTTCTGTACGATTGTGACGTCAGTTGGAGAACTTATAGATAAGGTTTATCCAAACATTTCAGAAAATTTCAAACAACACTCCTGGTTGTGTGAAAGAGCCATCCTCGCGGCTAAGAACGATGTAGTGCATGAAATCAACAAGCACATTCAAGACATGATTCCAGGCTCCGTAACAGAATACAAATCCATCGATACAGTAGTGGATGCCGATGAAGCTGTGAATTTTCCAACCGAGTTCCTCAACTCCCTTAATCCACCTGGGATGCCATCTCACCGCCTGCCACCTAAAGTAGGATCGCCCATCATGCTGCTTCGAAACCTCGAACCACCAAGGTTATGCAATGGCACCCGGCTGTGCATCAAAACACTGCTGCCCAATGTCATAGAAGCCACAATACTGACTGGGAATGATGACCGaggcgccagctttcaaattgatttgaacccgcagcggagagttccgcagatccatcaccaaaggaacggagcgggaccgcagcagactattgttaaaagatctttttttcttcactttccccttccctga